The DNA sequence CTTGGGTTAATTTTTCGTCAATATCCAACGCCCAATCGCTTAGAATAAACTTTTTGGGATCAATCATTAATTCGTTTCCTAATTATGAATTTCAAAATAAACCAAATTTTTGCGAAGTCAAAATGTCCCACTTTTCGAGTCTGTTCAGTGGAGTTCGATGAACTTCGGTTTTGCAAATAACACCTGTCCAACATCAGTGTCAATGCCGCCCTGTATTATAACATCAACCTCCTGTCCTACGGAATTCCCACCATTTTCGACAACGACTTTAATTCCCCCTTCAAGATAACCGATGCCTTCATTCCGTTCTTTTCCTCTTTTGGAAATTTTTACTCTCAAAGTCGTACCGGGCAGATAAGCTGGACGGAAAAGCTCAAAAAGCTCGGCAGTAGTGATTACCGGAAAGCCGTTTGCGGCATGTTTCAGTTCTGATCGAATAGTTATTAGGGTGGCATGGTACCTCTGGGCAATATTCATCAATTCATCTGTCGACTTGATCGGGAGAATTTTTAACTTAAGCGTAGGGATGCGTTTCAGTTGTTCGATGTGTTCTTTTGCTCTTTGAAGTGAATATTCGGATTCGTCCGGTTGTATGCCTGGTTGCGGTAGAAAAAGCCTGCCTGTCAGCAGTCCCAGTTGCAGAAATTTCACGACTCTGGGGTCAGCAAGAGTATCGGAATCGATAATAAAGGCTTTGGTTTTTCGAAACAACATGAAAACCTCCAAATTTTAAAAATTTAAGTTCATTTTTTCACTCCCAAGTATTTCAGAGCGGCGTTGATTGTTTCCACCGGGACAAGTTCGATATTCAATTTTTTAAATTTAGTAAAATTCGGAGGCAACAGTGCGCGTTTAAACCCCAGTCTTTGTGCTTCATTCAATCGTGCTTCAATCCGGCTGACAGTTCTGATTTCTCCTGCCAACCCAACTTCGCCGATGACTACTGTATTCTCAGGCAGAGGTGCATTGCGCAAGGCCGATGCCAATGTGCAGATAACACCCAAATCGACAGCCGGTTCAGTTAGTTTTAAGCCTCCGGCAACATTAAGAAAAATATCACGGTTACCTGTGCTGATACCGGCGCGGCGTTCAAGTATTCCCAGTAGAAGCGATAGTCGACGCAGGTCAAACCCTGTCGCTATTCGCTGAGGTAACGGAAACGGTGTGGGGGCAGCCAGAGCCTGAATTTCGACTAATAGAGGTCTTGTCCCTTCCAGTGTTGCCACTACAACCGAACCGGAAACATTGAGACGCCGATCAGAAAGAAAAAGTTCCGACGGATTGGGAACTTCCTTCAGACCAATATCGGTCATTTCAAAGACGCCGATTTCGTTCGTGGGACCATAGCGATTTTTGACTGTGCGGATGATACGGTAGTTGTAGGTTGTTTCCCCTTCAAAATAAAGCACCGTGTCTACCATATGTTCTAGTGTTTTCGGTCCCGCAATTACGCCGAATTTCGTGACATGACCGACAATGAACGTAGTGATGCACTGTGTTTTAGCCAGTCTTAATAATTCAGCAGTACAATCACGAACCTGGGCAACACTTCCTGGTGTACTGGTAAGTTCGGGGTTTGTCAATGTTTGAATTGAGTCAATAACCAGTATCTTGGGATTTACCTGATTAACTCCATGGACAACATCCTCCAGTGATATCGTACAAAGGACGAATATATCAAGTAGTGATGAATTAAGGCGTTCAGCCCGCAGGCGAACCTGTTCAGCTGATTCTTCTCCTGTAACATATAACACTGGAATTTTATTCCGGGCGAGATTTCTGCAAACTTGTAAAAGCAGCGTTGATTTACCGATACCGGGTTCACCTCCGAGTAGCAGCAGGGATCCGGGTACAATTCCTCCTCCTAGCACACGATCCAATTCACCAATTCCGGTTTTTAACCGCTGGACCGGAGTCAGAGACAGTTCTGCCAGCCTTTTGGGAGATGCACAGGTGTCTGATGAGTGTTTTGATCTCGGTAATTTTTTAGGGATAACTTCCTCTTCAGTGAGTGTATTCCAAGATTCGCAGTTGGGGCAACGGCCCAGCCAGCGGAGTGATTCGTAACCGCAGTTCTGGCATACAAAATGAACCTTTCTCATTTAACTTTCTGATTCCGCTTCGTTGTCTTCGGGCAGGGTTGAGTAATTATACCTTGATTCAATATTTTCGAAGCGCATAAACTGGTATAGGTAGACCAGTTTAATACTTCGGGTGGGGCCATTGCGATGCTTGGCAATGATTAAATCAGTATCTTTTTTCTGTTCCTCAGAAAGTGCGTCCCAGTTTTTTTTATTATATTCGGCATCGCGGTACAGGAAAATAACAACATCCGCATCCTGTTCTAATGCACCCGATTCACGAAGGTCGGACAATAACGGTTTTTTGTCTTCTCGTCGATCTGGTGCCCGTGACAGCTGAGAAAGGGCAATTACAGGAATATTGAGTTCTTTTGCCATTGCTTTCAGTGCCCGGGAGATTTCTGTGATTTCCTGCTGGCGGCTGTATTCGCGGCGTCCCCCGCTATGAGGTTCCATCAATTGCAGGTAGTCGATGATTATCAACCCGAGATCAGGGTGATCCCCTTTGAGGCGCCGGGCACGGGCACGAATTTCTAAAGCGTTTAATGCTGCAGAATCATCGATATAAAGTTTTGCTTCCGACAGCCGTCCAACAGCAGCTGCAATCCGGGCATATTCGGGATTGTTGAGCATTCCCCGGCGCAGTTGATTGATTGTAACCCGCGCCTCGGCACAAATCAGGCGTTGGATAAGACTGTCGGTTGACATCTCGAGACTGAAGATTGCAACCGGCACCGGCTTCTTTACCCGGGTCGTAGTATTGACAGCAATATTAAGCGCAAAGGCAGTTTTTCCCATTCCCGGACGTCCGGCAATGATAATGAAATCCCCGGGTTGAAAACCACTGGTAAGATCATCAAGTTCCAGAAAACCCGTTTCCACCCCAGTGATATGCTGTTTTCTAGTTCGGGCTTGTTCTATCCGGTCCATTTCCTGAAGGAGTCGTTCGCGAACAAGCGTAAATCCGCGTCGCTCGCCTGCCTGACGCAGCTGAAATATCTTGCTCTCGGCCTTTTCCAGTAGTTCTTCGGCTGAAAACTCTTCATTGTAGGCGTCCTGAACGATTTCGGTAGCAGTCTGAATTAATTGTCGTTGTAACGCTTTCTCCAGTACCAGCCGGGCATGTTCTTCACAATTAGCTGAGGTCAATACTGTGTCCTGCAGTGCCGAGAGAAACGGTTGTCCTCCGATACTGTCAAGTTCCTTCATGCGCCGCAGCTCATCGGTAACTGTGATGATGTCATAAGGTTTCTTGGCTTCAAAAAGATTCAACATCGCTTCATAAACGCGCCGATGAGCAAGTGAATAAAAGTGATCTGGCTTTAAAAATTGCATCACCCGAGGTAATGCTTCCTGATCAATTAGAATGGCACCAAGAACCGCAGCTTCCGCTTCAAGCGCCTGGGGTGGTTTTTTTTCTCCTCTTTCAGAGCGGGTGGACATGATTAGTGTTACCTTTTTTGTTTCGGTGATAAATTGTTCCGACTATTTTTACCAGCTCCCTGGCAAAATCTACTTTACTCATTTCCTCGAGACGGCGGGTTTTGCCTGAACGGTAGATAATGACTGGACGAATAGTGGCGGAGCCGGCAGTCTGTACTGGATTGGCAACGATTAACGCCGGCTTTTTTTCCCGGAGTTTTTTGCGTGCCATTTCTACTGAATCGTCCTGAGAAAATGCCACGGTGAACGGTCGATATTTTGATGCGCTTACGATTTTGAGTATGTCAGGTGTCCGTCTGAATGCGACCGTCAGACTTGGTGCGTGAAGTTTAGCGCGTGCTGTTTTCACGGGCTGATAATCTGCCACTGCAGCACACATGACAAGAATATCAGTTTCCGGCAGCTTATTTTCAACTGCAGTTGCCATCTCAGCAGCGGTCCGGACCCGGATGGTATCTGGAGGCAGCTGGACGGTTACTTCCCCAGCAATGAGTGTCACCGTGCTTCCGGCGGCTTTGAATGCCTTGGCGATTTCCAGTCCCATTATTCCAGAAGAGCGGTTGGTAATAACGCGTACCGGATCCAAAGGTTCTTCAGTTCTACCGGTAGTTACTAAAACACGAACACCTGTAAAATCTGGTAATCTGGTCAAACAGGCACAGCATGTTTCAAGAATTGATTCCGGTGATGCCATTCTTCCCGTACCGACCATTCCACAAGCCAATTCACCAGTTTCGGGATTGATAAAGCGATAACCAAACGCAGCAAGTCGCCTGATATTCTCCTGGACGATCGGATTTGACCACATATTGGAGTTCATCGCCGGTGCAATAAGAACTCTGCCGGAACCTACCTTTTCGGATGGTATTGCAAGCAGAATCGTGGAGAGCAGGTCATCCGCAATACCATGGGCAAGTTTGCCGATGATATTAGCAGTTGCCGGTGCAATTACTGTCAGGTCTGGTTGTACAGCAAGGTCGATGTGATGGATAGAATCATGGGGTATTCGATATTTTGGAAAGAGGTCCCCCCCCACTTCCCGCCCGCTTAAAGCACGAAAGGTGTCTATGCCGGTTAGTTTGGCAGCGGCGCGGGTGAGAACGACGGTTACGTTCCAGCCTTTTTTACGGAATAATCGCAGCAGTTCAAGTGATTTATAGGCAGCAATACTTCCAGTAACTCCCAGCAGTATTTCAACAGGTTTTGCCAACACCGCCTCCGGAGTGAGGACCGTAAGTTATTTATGAACGCGTGCGGCTGGTCCCGGGTTTACTGCCGGATTCGATTTTGGAGATGCCGGTTTCGGATGCTGTGCTCAAATCAGCTTTTCTGGTCTCGGTTGCGAGTCGGTTGGCATTCAGCGCCTCGAGCTCTGCTTCGGTAAGTGGGGCATATTTTAATTCACCCCGCAACAGGCGATGGAGAGCATATTCATAAGGATTGGTGGGTAATTGTATTTCGTCCCGGCTGATTGCATCGATCAGTCGACGCGTCTCCAGCGCTGCAATATTTAAAGCCAGATATTTGTTTGGATACACATGCCACAGCTGTTCAATTGACACAAACTTCATTCAATCCTCCTTTTATTACGGTGAATTTTACGGCCGGTCCGGAGCCGTTCACTGCGAATAATTCCCAAGACGTCCCGGATCGCCTTTTCCAGTTTATCATTAATTACAAGATAGTCAAATTCATGAATACAGGCCAGTTCTTTTTCTAATGCTTCCCGACGCTGTTGCAGTTCCTCATCCTTTTCGGTTCCCCGGTGGGCAAGTCGGCGCTGCAGTTCTTTTATGCTCGGGGGGAGGATGAAGATGCTAACCGTTCCGGGCAATTTCTGCTTGCAGGAGCGCATTCCTTGAATATCCAGATCGGCAATAACATCCTTACCAGCGCGGAAAGCTTTAATTACCGGTGTTTTGGGTGTTCCGTAAAGATGGCTGTAAACCTCGGCATACTCCAGCAGTTCGTTCCGGTTGATCATTTGCCGGAATTGTGTTTCTGATACAAACAGGTAACTTTTCCCATTGATTTCTCCTTTCCGGGGAGGACGAGTAGTGGCGGAAACAGAATAGAAAATTTTTTTATCCCGTTTGACAATTTCTCGGCAGATTGTAGTTTTCCCCGCACCGGATGGTGAGGAGAGGACGATCATGAAAGGTTGGTGAGTTTTATTCCACATTGCGTACCTGTTCCTTGAGTTTTTCAATTTCGCCTTTAATTTCAATTGCCCGTCGCGAGATTACTACATCCCGAGCTTTGGCAGCCAGCGTGTCGGTTTCGCGGAGCATTTCCTGAGCAATGAAATCAAGTTTCTTTCCTGAAGTGCTGCTGCTTCTCAGCGCCCGGAGAAACATACTGCAATGGCTTCGAAGACGGACACATTCTTCATGAATATCAAGCCGCTCAGTGATATAGGCGACTTCTTCCAGAATCCGCTTGGAATTTGCCTGGATATTCAAGTTAGCCAGCTGTTCAATCAAATTTTCGCGTCGCTCAGCAACCCGTTTGGGAACTCTTTCCCTTATGCAATGAAGCGCCCGGCGGATTTTATTTATGCGCCGGCGCAGATCTTTTACTAATGCAGTTCCCTCAGTTTCTCTCATATGAATCAGCTGGTGAATCGCTTCGCCAATAATTTTCCGGCTCGCACGCCAGAGGCGGTTCTGTCCGGGAGTTAATTTGCTCGTGGTAATGACGCCCGGGAGCGTCAGCAATGCGTTCAAATCAACTTCTCCCGATAAATTAAACCGCCGTTTCAGTTGCCGGATAAGTGTTAAGTACCTTTTTGCCGCTTCCCAGTCGATTTTGATACAGGTGGCAGTACTGGGTTCGTCGATTGTCAATTGAAGTTGAATATAACCGCGTCGGATTTTCCTTCGGACAATTTCGTAAATGTCCCGTTCATAGCTGACAAGCTGAGGCGGCAGTTTTGACACCAATTCAAAGTATTTATGATTTACGGAGCGGATATCAACGGCAATTCGGGTTCCGGATTCAGCTACAACTCCTTCTGCACGGCCAACGCCGGTCATGCTTCTAATCATTGTTCCTCCAACAGAATGGTAACTGGTCCGCTGTTAATTAGATCCACATCCATGCGAGCGCCGAATTTACCGGTCTGAACTGAGACGCCGAGATAGCGCAATTCATCGACAAATCGTTGATAAAGAGCTTCAGCACGCGATGGTTCGCAGGCTTGAGAAAATGACGGTCTAAGTCCATGTTGAGTATCGGCATACAAAGTGAATTGCGAAACGACCAGAGCTGAGCCGGTGACGTCCAGAAGAGAGCGGTTCATTTTCCCTTGTTCATCGTCAAAGATTCGCAACCGGACGATCCTGGACGCCAGCTTTCGACCGGTTATTTCGTCATCCAGTTTTCCAATTCCAATAAATATTACCAGTCCCGGTCCGATTTCGCCGAGGATATTACCATCAACAATTACCCGCGCCCGGCTTACGCGCTGTAACAATGCCCTCATCGTTTTACCGTTCTAAGTATTGCTGCCAGTCGTCTGATTGCTTTACCGGTATACTCAGCCTTGGAAGTGGTGATGATGTTCTTGTCCTGAACGATGTCAGCAAAATAGTGGCGGGCGCCATTTTGTTTCAGAATACCGATGGAATAGAAGTCAGGATATACGGTGGCCTGCCGGCCTTTTAATAACCCCGCCTTGGCCAAGATAATTGGTGCCAGTTCTATGGCAACAATAATGCGTCCGGCATCGGCAAACTCCCGGCATTGGTGCCAGATAGTACTGTCATTCCAATATGGCGCAATTCCCGAACCGTTGATCAGCACTAACGCAGAAAACCGATCGGCTTTAACTTCACTTATTAGTCGCTGCGGTTTGATAATCAGTCCATCAATACCTTGCGCAGCAGTTGTATCGGTGGATATGAGGAGCAGGGGTATTTCATACTTTTCTAAGAGCCGTACTGTCGTGTTTAACTCGTCGTCGCGAAACAGATTCGAGGGAACAAAAATGGCAACAGTTTCTGATTCTATTGGGTTCAATTCCATAGAACTGTTGCTGCTTCCCAACGGCGCTAACAAGATGCCCGTCAATGATAACAGGTAGTACACCTTAATTATTAAAATAGCCTTTTAGTAATTGATGTCAAGAAAATGCAGTTCCGTATTTTGTAAGTATTTGATTTACCGGCTGTTATACGATAGACCTCATGATTGCCGGTTCTGTTTTTTATCGATGCCGAATGAAAGAACTAATTTTGGGTGTTGGGTGTAAAGGTTTTGCAGATGCCGGTTTTCCTTCCCCGGAAGGCAGAAATGACCGGGAAGAAATTCGTGGAATCCCTGGTGTGTCAGTTTGGACCGAGTATCCGGGTTTGGGGGGAGAATGTAGATGTGGTCCGGGGAGAGAGAGAATAGCTGATGAAGAAGATTTTCGGAGAGTTGCTCATTTGGAGGAGACTGGTATTCAAAACCTACAGAATTGAAGCCGGCATTGCGCAAGATTATGAAATCCTCCTTGGGAATTGATGAACTGTTTATTCTGATAGTGAGTTGATCAAAGCCAGACTCGCGCAGGATTTTCGCTTTGTCCGGATCGACGGTTTTGGGGAGTATTAGCATCGTCTGTTCCAGGGGGGTTATGGTCAGGGAGTCATATAGGGCTTGCAGGATGCGGTAAAGTTGATCAAGGGTAAGTAAAGACGGTCCCCAACCACCGAAGAAAATCGTAGTAAAGGTTACTCCGCGATAGCGACGGGCGCATGATTTGATATCATTGACCAGTTGCGCTACCAACCTTTCAGCCTTTTCAAATGTATAAGGTTCGGGTTTTATTCTGAACCGGAGGTCAATTTTGTCTCCGAGGGGGATGATGATATTTATTCCGTTATTCCCCACAAGATGTTTTTACCGGACGAGTCTGCCGATGCGATTGAACCGTATTGCCCACGGTGAGAGGAGGATGCGGGCGATATTGGGAGCGGCACCTGAGGAAAAATAGAGGATCAGCGGTTTTCCGCGGATATACCGGAGCGCCAATGGTCCCCAAAATCTTGAGTCTTCGGAATTGTCGCGATTGTCCCCCATCGCAAAGATATGTCCTGGTGGGACAACGACCGGTCCGAAGTTGTCCCGGACATAAGGGGAGAGTTCTGAGCGATAAAAGCTGCGGTTAAGCCACAGACGTTGAAACTCCGATTTCATTTCCCCGGGCAGAGGAGGCAGAGTATAAGGAAACTTGTGAACTGCATAAGGCGAAACTTCCCTTTTGCCGTTAATATACAGTCCTTTATTTCTGATTTCTACAGTATCACCGGCAACGGCAACGCAGCGTTTGATGAAATTACGGGGAACATACCAAGTAAAAAAATGGCGCTGAGTATCCCAGAATAACGGCAGGAGCGGAAGCCAAGAGGGGAATATCCGCTTGTATCTGCCAGGATTTGCAGAATCCTCAGGAACGTCTCCGTCCAGAGGAAAACGGAATACGACAATGTCCCCCCGTTTGGGCTGAGAAAATCCAATCAAGGTGTTATCGGTAAATGGAAGTTTTATTCCGTAGACAAACTTGTTCACGAGCATAAAGTCACCGATGGCAATGGTATCTTCCATTGAGCCGGTCGGGACGAGAAATGCTTCAACGAGAAACGAACGGATGAGAAGAACGGCAATAATTACCAGCACCCATTCCCGAAGGAATCGCTTGAGACCTTTACTGAATTTCCCGGGCATGAATTTTCAGTTTAGGGGGATCGGTGCGTAAGTCAAGGAGATTGCCTTATTTCAGAAAGATAATTCCGAGCAACAATACGACGAGCAGTGCGGGGAGTAAATTTAGTACCTTTAACCGTTTGATTTCAAGAAGGTTAATTCCCAGTCCAATGAGAATGAGTCCGCCGACTGCCGTTAGTTCGTTTGTCATTGTCGGCGTGAGCAGCGTAGTGAGTCCTCGGGCGAGCAGAGTGAGTCCTGTCTGATAAACAAACAGCGGCAGGGATGCGAACATTACCCCGATGCCTAAGCCGGCAGTGAGGGCGATGGCAGCAAAACCATCAAGAAGGGATTTAGCAAAAAAAAGACTTGGTGTTTTACCTAGTCCTTCCTCAATAGCTCCCAATATGGTCATTGACCCCATGCAGAAGATCAGAAAGGCGGTTACGAGACCTTCGGTAAAGCGTTCGGTACCGAGCCGGAGGCGAGATTTCAACCATTCACTCCAGCGGTTCAGTTGGTAATCGAGGTCAAACAGTTCTCCAAGAATGGAGCCGGAGACAATAGAGAAAATCATAAACAGAATTTTCTCAGTACGAAGTGCCATTGAGAAGCCGAGAAACAGAGTAAAGATACCGATTGCCTGAAACGCCATGCGCGTCAGGCGGGCAGGCAGACGGGTATGAAATAACAGCCCCAGCAGACTGCCGGCGATCACCGCAATGGTATTAACGATTGTCCCCAGCATTAGTTAATATTACTGATTAGCCTGGCGCCGGCAAATTTTATCCACTGGCAGATGGGACAGAGCTCAGCGGTGCTTGACTTTGTATCCAATATCCATATAGTTTAGAAGTATTTCATCGTTGGTAATCTAAGTCTAAGGAGGATATGGAATGGCATTAATTGATGAAGTAAAGGCAATAATTGCTGAGAAGCTGCCGGATGCGGCAGGAAAACTCACCCCGGATGCCCGGTTCCAAGAAGACTTGGGAGCGGATTCGTTGGATATCGTGGAACTTGTGTTGGCATTTGAGGATAAATTCGGTATCAAGATCCCCGATGAGGATTCCCAGCAACTGACTACCGTCGGTAAGGCGGTTGAATATTTGGAGAGGAAGCTGGCGGAGAAGAAG is a window from the candidate division WOR-3 bacterium genome containing:
- a CDS encoding YicC/YloC family endoribonuclease, with the translated sequence MIRSMTGVGRAEGVVAESGTRIAVDIRSVNHKYFELVSKLPPQLVSYERDIYEIVRRKIRRGYIQLQLTIDEPSTATCIKIDWEAAKRYLTLIRQLKRRFNLSGEVDLNALLTLPGVITTSKLTPGQNRLWRASRKIIGEAIHQLIHMRETEGTALVKDLRRRINKIRRALHCIRERVPKRVAERRENLIEQLANLNIQANSKRILEEVAYITERLDIHEECVRLRSHCSMFLRALRSSSTSGKKLDFIAQEMLRETDTLAAKARDVVISRRAIEIKGEIEKLKEQVRNVE
- the radA gene encoding DNA repair protein RadA, whose product is MRKVHFVCQNCGYESLRWLGRCPNCESWNTLTEEEVIPKKLPRSKHSSDTCASPKRLAELSLTPVQRLKTGIGELDRVLGGGIVPGSLLLLGGEPGIGKSTLLLQVCRNLARNKIPVLYVTGEESAEQVRLRAERLNSSLLDIFVLCTISLEDVVHGVNQVNPKILVIDSIQTLTNPELTSTPGSVAQVRDCTAELLRLAKTQCITTFIVGHVTKFGVIAGPKTLEHMVDTVLYFEGETTYNYRIIRTVKNRYGPTNEIGVFEMTDIGLKEVPNPSELFLSDRRLNVSGSVVVATLEGTRPLLVEIQALAAPTPFPLPQRIATGFDLRRLSLLLGILERRAGISTGNRDIFLNVAGGLKLTEPAVDLGVICTLASALRNAPLPENTVVIGEVGLAGEIRTVSRIEARLNEAQRLGFKRALLPPNFTKFKKLNIELVPVETINAALKYLGVKK
- the gmk gene encoding guanylate kinase, with product MWNKTHQPFMIVLSSPSGAGKTTICREIVKRDKKIFYSVSATTRPPRKGEINGKSYLFVSETQFRQMINRNELLEYAEVYSHLYGTPKTPVIKAFRAGKDVIADLDIQGMRSCKQKLPGTVSIFILPPSIKELQRRLAHRGTEKDEELQQRREALEKELACIHEFDYLVINDKLEKAIRDVLGIIRSERLRTGRKIHRNKRRIE
- a CDS encoding TRAM domain-containing protein; translation: MLFRKTKAFIIDSDTLADPRVVKFLQLGLLTGRLFLPQPGIQPDESEYSLQRAKEHIEQLKRIPTLKLKILPIKSTDELMNIAQRYHATLITIRSELKHAANGFPVITTAELFELFRPAYLPGTTLRVKISKRGKERNEGIGYLEGGIKVVVENGGNSVGQEVDVIIQGGIDTDVGQVLFAKPKFIELH
- the coaBC gene encoding bifunctional phosphopantothenoylcysteine decarboxylase/phosphopantothenate--cysteine ligase CoaBC — its product is MAKPVEILLGVTGSIAAYKSLELLRLFRKKGWNVTVVLTRAAAKLTGIDTFRALSGREVGGDLFPKYRIPHDSIHHIDLAVQPDLTVIAPATANIIGKLAHGIADDLLSTILLAIPSEKVGSGRVLIAPAMNSNMWSNPIVQENIRRLAAFGYRFINPETGELACGMVGTGRMASPESILETCCACLTRLPDFTGVRVLVTTGRTEEPLDPVRVITNRSSGIMGLEIAKAFKAAGSTVTLIAGEVTVQLPPDTIRVRTAAEMATAVENKLPETDILVMCAAVADYQPVKTARAKLHAPSLTVAFRRTPDILKIVSASKYRPFTVAFSQDDSVEMARKKLREKKPALIVANPVQTAGSATIRPVIIYRSGKTRRLEEMSKVDFARELVKIVGTIYHRNKKGNTNHVHPL
- a CDS encoding DJ-1/PfpI family protein, with the protein product MYYLLSLTGILLAPLGSSNSSMELNPIESETVAIFVPSNLFRDDELNTTVRLLEKYEIPLLLISTDTTAAQGIDGLIIKPQRLISEVKADRFSALVLINGSGIAPYWNDSTIWHQCREFADAGRIIVAIELAPIILAKAGLLKGRQATVYPDFYSIGILKQNGARHYFADIVQDKNIITTSKAEYTGKAIRRLAAILRTVKR
- the dtd gene encoding D-aminoacyl-tRNA deacylase, producing the protein MRALLQRVSRARVIVDGNILGEIGPGLVIFIGIGKLDDEITGRKLASRIVRLRIFDDEQGKMNRSLLDVTGSALVVSQFTLYADTQHGLRPSFSQACEPSRAEALYQRFVDELRYLGVSVQTGKFGARMDVDLINSGPVTILLEEQ
- the lepB gene encoding signal peptidase I, giving the protein MPGKFSKGLKRFLREWVLVIIAVLLIRSFLVEAFLVPTGSMEDTIAIGDFMLVNKFVYGIKLPFTDNTLIGFSQPKRGDIVVFRFPLDGDVPEDSANPGRYKRIFPSWLPLLPLFWDTQRHFFTWYVPRNFIKRCVAVAGDTVEIRNKGLYINGKREVSPYAVHKFPYTLPPLPGEMKSEFQRLWLNRSFYRSELSPYVRDNFGPVVVPPGHIFAMGDNRDNSEDSRFWGPLALRYIRGKPLILYFSSGAAPNIARILLSPWAIRFNRIGRLVR
- a CDS encoding DUF554 domain-containing protein yields the protein MLGTIVNTIAVIAGSLLGLLFHTRLPARLTRMAFQAIGIFTLFLGFSMALRTEKILFMIFSIVSGSILGELFDLDYQLNRWSEWLKSRLRLGTERFTEGLVTAFLIFCMGSMTILGAIEEGLGKTPSLFFAKSLLDGFAAIALTAGLGIGVMFASLPLFVYQTGLTLLARGLTTLLTPTMTNELTAVGGLILIGLGINLLEIKRLKVLNLLPALLVVLLLGIIFLK
- the dnaB gene encoding replicative DNA helicase encodes the protein MSTRSERGEKKPPQALEAEAAVLGAILIDQEALPRVMQFLKPDHFYSLAHRRVYEAMLNLFEAKKPYDIITVTDELRRMKELDSIGGQPFLSALQDTVLTSANCEEHARLVLEKALQRQLIQTATEIVQDAYNEEFSAEELLEKAESKIFQLRQAGERRGFTLVRERLLQEMDRIEQARTRKQHITGVETGFLELDDLTSGFQPGDFIIIAGRPGMGKTAFALNIAVNTTTRVKKPVPVAIFSLEMSTDSLIQRLICAEARVTINQLRRGMLNNPEYARIAAAVGRLSEAKLYIDDSAALNALEIRARARRLKGDHPDLGLIIIDYLQLMEPHSGGRREYSRQQEITEISRALKAMAKELNIPVIALSQLSRAPDRREDKKPLLSDLRESGALEQDADVVIFLYRDAEYNKKNWDALSEEQKKDTDLIIAKHRNGPTRSIKLVYLYQFMRFENIESRYNYSTLPEDNEAESES
- the acpP gene encoding acyl carrier protein, whose amino-acid sequence is MALIDEVKAIIAEKLPDAAGKLTPDARFQEDLGADSLDIVELVLAFEDKFGIKIPDEDSQQLTTVGKAVEYLERKLAEKKAAEGSPQE